The Caldilineales bacterium genomic interval CAACGACCCCGGCGTCTACATCGCCTTCTCGCCGCTCGAGACCACCGTTGCCCGTGAAGTCCTGGCCAAGCGCGACGACCACCGCCTTTATCTCAGCCCCCGCCTCTACTACTTCGCCCCCCTCCGTTTTCTGGCCTACGAGCCGACCCAACCCTACGGCATCAAGATCGGCGCCTGGCAGCGTTCGCCCTTCCAACGCCTGGGCGGCGGCCTGGAACAGCCCAGCTATCGCCTGGCCGACCCTGCCTCTGACCTCCCCCTGCCCGACCTGGGCGGTGACAGCGCCTCCTTTCTCGTCGATCTGCACTTCGAGTACGTCCTCGACCACTTCCGCTACTTCTATCCCGGCACGACATCCGAGATCGTCCGTGACCGCAACGGTGGCCCGCTCTACCTTAGCATCAGCATCCCCGGCAATGAAATCACGGCCCTGCAAGCTCACAACCGCGCCGACCAGGCGGCTGAGATCAAAGGTATATACATCCCCGCCAGCGGCCAATACACCCTCGAGGCCCCCTCGCCGGCCCGCCTCCTGCTCGACGGTCAAGCCCTCGAACCCGGCCCTCATTTTCTGGGCAAGGGCCTGCACGCCATCGAGATCAGCGATCTCCCGGTCGATTTGCCCGCCGATGCCCCTATCCTGACCTGGCAAAGCCCCTCCGGCGCCGGCCCCATCCCCGATGCCGCCCTCTTCCGGCTGCCCCCCAGCGGCCAGGGGCTGCTGGGAACCTACTACAGCGGCAGCGACTGGTCTGGCCCGGCCCTGATGCAGCGCCTCGACCCCATGCTCGTGGCCTCGTGGCCCGACCCCGAACCCATCTTCGGCCCCTTCAGCACCTCCTGGACCGGCGAACTGCTCGTCCCTGCCGACGGCTACTATCCCTTCCATCTCGACGCCGACGACGGCGTGCGCCTGACGGTGGACGGCCAGATGGTGGGCGAGAGCCTGAACCCCGACACGGTCAATGCCATCGATGCCGGTCTGAACCTGGCCGCCGGGCTGCACCCCATCCGTATCGACTATTTCCAGCGCGGGGGCGGCAAGGCCCTGGAATTCTTCTGGCAGCCGCCGGGCCAGCCCTTCCAGCCGGTGGCGCCGCAGTATCTGCGGCCGGCTGCGCAGTAGAGAAGGTGGAGGTGCGACGCACTTTGGAAGTGCGTCGCACCTGTGAATCCATGCTACAATGCAGCCAGACTGACCCCACCAGAGATGAACATGAGCACAATCAGCATCGCCGATGCCAGTCGGCGCTTCTCGCAGGTAGTCAATCGGGCGGCCTACGGCAGTGAAGTCGTGGTCTTGACATCGCGGGGCCAAGCCAAGGCGGTCCTGCTGGGTATGAGTGCATTCCAGGCGCTCGTTGGGATGGGCGAATATGCCAATCGCCCGTTGTTGCCATTCGAGACGCTTCAAGATCAATTCAGCGCGGCCTTAGCTGAAGCTGGATACGATTCCCGCGAGAAGATCGTCGACTTAGTGCGCGATGTGAAGCGCGAAATGTCTGCCGAACACGAACAGGCAACAGGTGCATGAACCGCCTTCTCTACCTTCTCCTCGCCCTCCTCCTTGCCGCCATCGGCCAGCGCTGGCTCACGCATGGCGGCATCCCGCGCGACTCGCTCATCCTTTTCGTCATCGCCGGCGTCATCTTCGCCACGGTCTCGCAGCGCCCGCCCGCCTGGCCGCAGTTGCCGCCGCGCCGCAAATGGATGTATATCGGCATTGGGCTGGCCGGGGCGGCCCTGCTGCTGGTGGGGATAGCCAGCACACAGTTCTGGCAGGGGCAGTTCAGCGGCTGGGCTTTCTGGCTGTGGATCATCGCCATCGTCCTCTTCCTCATCGCCATCTTCCTCGACCTCCCCTCGCCCAACCCGGCCGGGGAACAGGAAGCCGGGCGGGCGTGGCGCGACGGCGACCCTTCGCTACACCCAGGGCAGGCCCTCGACCGCCGCTGGCTCATCGGCCTGCTGGCCCTGATCCTGATCGTGGCCATTGCCGTCCGCTTCTACGCCCTGGGAACCTACCCCAACGGCTGCCAGTCGGACGAGTGCAACAACGGGTTGGACGCACTCAAATGGCTGAGTGGACAGCCGTATCTGCCTTACGCCGAGACCAACGAGGGCCAGGCCACCCTCTTCACCTACTTCATCGCCCTTTTCATCAGACTGTTCGGCCAGAGCGTGACCACCATGCGCGCCGTCTCCGCCCTGGCCGGCTCGCTCACCGTCCTGGCCTTCTACTTCCTGGCCCGCGAACTCTACGGCCA includes:
- a CDS encoding type II toxin-antitoxin system Phd/YefM family antitoxin; this encodes MSTISIADASRRFSQVVNRAAYGSEVVVLTSRGQAKAVLLGMSAFQALVGMGEYANRPLLPFETLQDQFSAALAEAGYDSREKIVDLVRDVKREMSAEHEQATGA